AAGTCTGAAATACATAACAACGGTTCCGCTTCGCGAAAGCAGGGACGTAAAACTTCCGAAAGCACTTCTCCGGATAGTGCCGAAAGAGGTGCGGGAAACAAGAGGCGCAATACCGCAGTTTGCGATATTCCTTGATACGAAAAACTGCTGCGGAATAATCAAATGCATCGGGCAGGAATACTCGGACAAGCTTGCTCAAAATCCTGAAACCGGCAAAACAGAGTTCGTCCGTGAAGCGCCGGACAAACTCCCCTACGATAAATATCCTGTAATTGAAAAAACTGAATAAACAAACAACACAGACGGAGCATTAACTCTCCGCCTGTGTTAAATGCTCGTTACCGCCAATGTCTTATCTCTTTGCATGCTCTGCGTGAAGCTTCGCCGTCTCTCGCGCATTTGTTCCACTCATTGCTGCCCGTTTGCGGCAAGCTCAGCAACATTTCTCCTCTGCGGTCATACATTGCGCCGTCAGCGGAAAATCCTGTTTCTATAAGCATAATACACTTTTTGGTTACAGAGTCCCCCGCTGAAAGAAACTACACCTCGTGCCAAGATATAGTTTCTTTATAGGCATTAAATTTCTTCACAAAGTATCTGTCGCTATTACCATAATGCCCTACACACTTAAATCTTAAAGTAACAGAATCTTCGTCCCAACAAAAATCTATAAATCTTGGGTATTCATATGCACCATCTTTGGTACTAGGGCAGGAGCGCATTTCACCCCAACTCAAATCACCACCTCGGCACGACCATATTTCTCCATAATTTTCATCATATACATACAAATCATAATTTCTGCGTTCAACATTGGATATTTTCAAGACAACGCCACGCATTTTCAAATAGTCCAGACGCCCGCGGTCTTTTGCTTTTCTTTCGTTTAACTTACCCAAGGTCTTCGGCAACCAACAAACAAGTACAATAAAAACAATTACACATATTACAAACATAACAACATCGCTCCTCCTCTAAATTATACCAATAAATGGCGAAATCCTATAAAGTAATTTTGTTTGACACTTTTTATATCAAACATTCTTGTTTTCAATTTTTTCAGTAGTCACCTCCAACATCTATAAACTGCTGCGTTTAACGGAAGTGCATGAAACCTTACACGTCTCACAAAGCAAAACCGCTTTTTCAACAGCAGAAAGTATTTCTGTCATATCCGCAGAAGCTGAAATTAGTTTTTCTATGCCGCCAAGAGCATCTGCTATTTCTTTGCTGTTGTCATCTGCAACAGTTTTGTTTGCGTAGCGAAGCATTTCGCAAAGCTTTTGCATTTCTTTTTTGCATTTTTCATCTTTTATGCTTATGGCAATTTTCTCCGCTTTCTGTTCCAATGAATTATTTAACCGCATTTTTTCCAACACGAAAGCGTCTTGATTCGCGATATAACTGGCAAATGTTTTGAAAATCAGCAGCAAAACCAGCGTAATTCCTAATGCGACTGCCTGAATTGCCAAATTAACGTTCAGCGAAATTTGTGATATTGAAGAAACTATTGTCATTAACAGCGTAAAAACAAAATATAAGACCGTTGTTACGATAGACCCCGAAGTAAAAACAATTTTGTTTATCATTTTACTGTCAGCAGACATACATTCATTCAGTATCTTGAAGAAAATTATCTCTGACAGTACAAGAAACGCCGCCGAACAGGTATCAAAATCTGCGCGGCTGATATAACAAAGAACCATAACCGCCAAAGTAACGGTGATAGTGATAAAGGCAATTTTGCGTGTTGTATTTCCGTTAACACTTTGCATTTCTACGCTCCAAGTTTGTTTCCGCATTGCGGACAAAATTTTGCGCCGGTGTCAATCTCTGCTTCGCATTTTGAACATTTGATTTTAGCGACACTCAAAGGCTTTCCGCAGTATGCGCAAAATACGGCGTCAGCTGCATTGTTTCTATGGCAATCAGAACATACTTTAGGATTGCCGATACCAAAACCGTTTGCAAGACCTCCAAATTGCTGTCCCACCGTATTTCCCATACCAACACCCATAGCCAGCCCCATGCCTGCGCCCAACATTCCTGACTGCCCTGCCGCCTGATTATTGGCAGCGCCTTCAAGAACGTCAAAAGAACGTTCCTGAGCATAGCCGTAGCCGACTATATCCATTTCCGCGCGTTTCGCGAGCGCACTTTTGATAACAGCCATTGTTAAATCGTCTTTAACGCTTATATCCTCAATATAAAAGTTTATGAGTTCTATTCCGTATTTTTCAAAAGTACCCTGCATATTTTCATGCAGCTGCTCGGAAAGCTCCGTTATCAGGGAGTTAAGCTGCAATATACTTATGTTGTTTTTTATACAGTATTTTGATATCAAATCCTTGACACGCGACATATACAGACCGCGGAAAAATTCTTTAATATTGTCTTTGTGCAGTGTTTTAAGTGTTCCGACAAGTCTTAACAAAAATTTCTTGGAATCCGCGATGCGTATTCCGAACTGTCCGTTTGCCGTAACCGATATCGGAATGTTGAATTTAGCGTCAAGCAACTGTATCGGCGTTTCTGTCTGCCATTTAATATCGGGTGAGTAGACTTTGTTTACATACCATACCTCAGCACTGAACGGCGTCTCTCCTCCAAACGGTATATACATCATTTTGCTGACCAAAGGAATATTTGCCGTTTCAAGTACATAGTGACCGGGACCAAAAATGTCACACGCTTGTCCGCCCTTTAATAACACTGCTTCCTGTGATTCGTTGACTATCAGCTGCGTTTTAGTCGATAAGGCATTGTTCGGAAATTTCCACGCAAAAGTATCCATATCTCCATCATATTTCACAACATCAACTATTGCCATCCCAATCACTTTCCCTGTGTAATCTTTTGCTCATACAAGACCAATTTTCCTATCATCTTCAACGCCTTGTCTAATTTACCTTTTAGAAAATTACCGCTGATACAGACTGTCAATCATCTTTCCGACAACATGAGAACATATACATCATCTTATTGTTGCGTTATTCAAGATTATACACAACAAGATAACAAAGTCAACAACAATTTGTATATTTGTTTTTGCAATGTATTGTTACATAATACTAAACAAACGGAGGGGTATATATGCTGTCAGATAGGATACGCCACTACAGAAAGGCCAAGAAATTAACGCAAAGTGAGCTTTCTGAATTACTTTTTGTTTCCCCCGGATATATTACCGAAATAGAAGCTGGGCGCAGGACACCTTCGCTCTCTTTATTGGTAAAACTTTTTGACCTGCTCGATTGTTCGCCGAATGATTTGTTTGAATACGATGGGAATAAAAACAGGCGAAGCGAAACTGATGACGGCGTTTTCAGAATTTCAGACAAGACAATAGCCTCTACTATGGATTTAATGCGTTCTCTGTCCGCAGAAGACAATTATAAACTTTATACCTACGCGACAATTTTAGAACAGCTTTCAAAATCCCGCTCCGACAAATAACAATCCGCCATTGAGGCGGATTTTTGTATTATTCCGCTTGCGCTTTTTTGCTTTTCCTCCTCAACAACCAGAGATAATTTTAATTTACAGCCATACTGCTCTATTAAAAGTTGTGTAATATTTTCGTAGACAATTGTGCTATCTTTTTGTATAATAGCCGTGAGGTGATAAGAATGAATTTCTATTCGGCAAGGGATTTGAGAACCACGCCAAAGGCGTTGTGGCAGGATATAGCGGCTGACGGGCAGGTTATTATCACCAACAACGGGAAGCCCGCCGCCCTTATGCTTGACATTTCAGGCGGCGATATAGAGGAAACTCTCCGTGCCGTCCGTCAGGCAAAGGCGATAATCGCATTTAACGATATGCAGAAAACCGCTGCAAAAAACGGCTGTATGGACGATTCGGAGATTGAGCGCATTATCAGCGGGGCACGCCGTGGAAATTAGCAGCGTTGTCGTTGATACCAACGTTCTTGTTTCTGCTTTCTGGTCGCACAACAGACGTGCGCCGTCGCAGATTTTGGGGCTTCTGCTTGAGCGCAGACTGAAAGCGGTCTACTGTTGGGAAATTTTGCAGGAGTATGAAACAGTGCTCCTCCGCCCTGAGTTCAAATTCCAGCCTGCACAGGTACGTTCGCTGCTGAATTTTATTGAAACTGAGGGCATTTCCGTTGTACCCGCGTTTGTTGAAATACCTTTTACAGATGAAGCTGACAGAAAATTCTACGCCGCGGCAAAAGCAGCCTGCAGTATTCTTGTTACAGGCAATAAAAGACATTTCCCCGACGACGAATGTGTTCTTTCCCCTGCGGAGTTTATAGATTTGTACACCGTTTCCGCATT
The DNA window shown above is from Candidatus Equadaptatus faecalis and carries:
- a CDS encoding SPFH domain-containing protein, whose translation is MAIVDVVKYDGDMDTFAWKFPNNALSTKTQLIVNESQEAVLLKGGQACDIFGPGHYVLETANIPLVSKMMYIPFGGETPFSAEVWYVNKVYSPDIKWQTETPIQLLDAKFNIPISVTANGQFGIRIADSKKFLLRLVGTLKTLHKDNIKEFFRGLYMSRVKDLISKYCIKNNISILQLNSLITELSEQLHENMQGTFEKYGIELINFYIEDISVKDDLTMAVIKSALAKRAEMDIVGYGYAQERSFDVLEGAANNQAAGQSGMLGAGMGLAMGVGMGNTVGQQFGGLANGFGIGNPKVCSDCHRNNAADAVFCAYCGKPLSVAKIKCSKCEAEIDTGAKFCPQCGNKLGA
- a CDS encoding helix-turn-helix transcriptional regulator, which produces MLSDRIRHYRKAKKLTQSELSELLFVSPGYITEIEAGRRTPSLSLLVKLFDLLDCSPNDLFEYDGNKNRRSETDDGVFRISDKTIASTMDLMRSLSAEDNYKLYTYATILEQLSKSRSDK
- a CDS encoding type II toxin-antitoxin system Phd/YefM family antitoxin, coding for MNFYSARDLRTTPKALWQDIAADGQVIITNNGKPAALMLDISGGDIEETLRAVRQAKAIIAFNDMQKTAAKNGCMDDSEIERIISGARRGN
- a CDS encoding putative toxin-antitoxin system toxin component, PIN family → MEISSVVVDTNVLVSAFWSHNRRAPSQILGLLLERRLKAVYCWEILQEYETVLLRPEFKFQPAQVRSLLNFIETEGISVVPAFVEIPFTDEADRKFYAAAKAACSILVTGNKRHFPDDECVLSPAEFIDLYTVSALNNR